GCCGGCCGAATTGCCCGAGCTGCAGCCGCGGCCGCTGCCGACGATCGAGCGCGGCGTGCCGGCGAACGGCGGGCTGGACCTGATCGCGCGCCGCCCCGACATCGCCGCCAGCCGCTGGCAGGTCGAGGCAGCGCTGAAGCAGACCGACGCCGCGCGCGCCGAGTTCTTTCCCGACATCAGCATCACCGCTCTGGCCGGCCTGTCCAGCATCGACATGGGCAAGCTGCTCACCGCCGGCAGCCGCGCCTTCGAGCTGACCCCGGCGCTGCATCTGCCGATCTTCACTGGCGGCGCGCTCGAGGCGAACTACGGCGTGAGCAAGGCCCAGCTCGACGCCGCCGTGGCACAGTACGACAGCACCGTGCTGGCCGCCGCGCGCGAGGTAGCCACGCAGGCGCTGGGCGCCGAACAGCTTGCCGCGCGCCAGCGCGAACAGCAGGCTCAGCTGGACGCCGACCAGCGTCTGCTGGCGAACGCACAGGCGCGGGCCCGTCAGGGCGTGCGCGACCTGCGCGAGAGCCTCGGCGCGCAAGCCGCGCTGCTGCTGCAACGCGACGCCACCACCCAGTTGCAGGCGCAGGCGGTGAGCACCGACCTGGCCCTGATCAAGGCGCTCGGCGGCGGCTACCGCAGCACCGACGATGCCGCCACCCCCTCTTCCGTTACCGCCGGAGCCGCCCACCATGAGCGCCACTGAATCCGCCAAGTCCTCCGCCGAGGCCAACGACAGCGGCATGGCCGCGAAGGACCCGGCCAAGCGCCGCCGCTCGTTGCTGGTGGTGACCGGCATCTTCGCGCTCGCCGCGCTGGGCTGGTTCCTGCTGTGGCTGTTCGTGTTCTCCACCCGCGAGAAGACCGACAACGCCTACGTCGGCGGCAACCAGGTGGCGATCTCGGCCCAGGTGCCAGGCACCGTGGTGGCGATCCTCGCCGACGACACTCAGCGCGTCGAGGCCGGCCAGGTGCTGGTGAAACTGGACAGCACCGATGCCGACACCCGCCTGGCACAGGCGCGCAGCACACTGGCCCAGGCCGTGCGCGGCGTACGCCAGCAGACCAGCTCGGCGAGCAGTGCCGACGCCCAGGTGGTTGCCGCGAAGCTCGACCTGAAGAAGGCCGAGGCGGACCTGCAGCGGCGCCTGCCGTTGATCGCCGCCCAGGCCGAATCGCCGGAGATCGTGCAGCATCTGCGCGACGGCGTGGAGCAGGCGAACGCGGCGGTGAACGCCGCCGAGGCGCAGTCCGCCGCGGCGCACGCCGCGATCGAGGGTACCGACGTGGCGCAGAACCCGGTGGTGCTGCAGGCCCGCGCGAATTTCCGCGCCGCCTGGGTCGCCGCGCAGCGCAACGCGATCTACGCACCGGTGTCCGGCTACGTGGCCGAGCGCAGCGTGCAGCTGGGCAACAGCGTGCAGCCGGGCCAGCAGCTGATGACCGTGGTGCCGCTGCACGACCTGTGGATCGACGCCAACTTCAAGGAAGGCCAGCTGCGCCACATCCGCATCGGCCAGCCGGCGAAGGTCGTCTCCGACCTGTACGGCAGCGATGCCGTCTACCACGGCAAGGTGGTCGGCCTGGGTGCCGGCACCGGCAGCGTGTTCTCGCTGCTGCCGGCGCAGAACGCCACCGGCAACTGGATCAAGGTGGTCCAGCGCGTGCCGGTGCGCATCGCGCTGGACAACCAGGAACTGGACCAGCATCCGCTGCGCATCGGCCTGTCCACCGACGTCACCGTCGACATCCGCCATGACCAGGGCAGCGTACTGGCCAGCGCGCCGACGCAGCAGCCGGTGGCGCAGACCAAGGTCTACGACCAGATGGCCAGCCAGGCCGACGCGGAAGCGGAGCAGATCATCCGCGCCAACCTGCCCCGCAGCACCGCCGCGAACTGAGCCTCAGCATGGCCGCCACGCCGAACGACGCCGCACCCGACGCCCCGCTGCAGCCGCTGCATGGCGGCCCACTGGCGCTGCTCACCATCGCCGTTGCGTTCAGCACCTTCATGGAGGTGCTGGACATGACGATCGTCAACGTCTCCGTGCCGCACATCGCCGGCAGCCTTGGCGTGAGCCCCAGCGAAGGCACCTGGACGATCAGCTCCTACGCGCTGGCCAGCGCGATCATGCAGCCGCTGACCGGCTGGCTGGCGCGCCGCTTCGGCGAGGTGAAGACCTTCGTCGGCTCGGTGCTGCTGTTCGTGATCTTCTCGATGCTGTGCGGCCTGGCCACCAGCATGCCGGTGCTGGTGATCGGCCGCCTGCTGCAGGGCGCCGGCTCCGGCCCAATGGTGGCGCTGTCGCTGACCCTGCTGCTGTCGAACTATCCGAAGGAAAAGCAGGGCATCGCGCTGGCGCTGTGGGCGATGACCGTGGTGGTGGCACCGATCTTCGGCCCGATCCTGGGCGGCTGGCTGACCGACAACTTCTCCTGGCCGTGGATCTTCTTCATCAACCTGCCGGTCGGGCTGGCGGCGGCCGTGG
This genomic stretch from Rhodanobacter thiooxydans harbors:
- a CDS encoding HlyD family efflux transporter periplasmic adaptor subunit, with product MSATESAKSSAEANDSGMAAKDPAKRRRSLLVVTGIFALAALGWFLLWLFVFSTREKTDNAYVGGNQVAISAQVPGTVVAILADDTQRVEAGQVLVKLDSTDADTRLAQARSTLAQAVRGVRQQTSSASSADAQVVAAKLDLKKAEADLQRRLPLIAAQAESPEIVQHLRDGVEQANAAVNAAEAQSAAAHAAIEGTDVAQNPVVLQARANFRAAWVAAQRNAIYAPVSGYVAERSVQLGNSVQPGQQLMTVVPLHDLWIDANFKEGQLRHIRIGQPAKVVSDLYGSDAVYHGKVVGLGAGTGSVFSLLPAQNATGNWIKVVQRVPVRIALDNQELDQHPLRIGLSTDVTVDIRHDQGSVLASAPTQQPVAQTKVYDQMASQADAEAEQIIRANLPRSTAAN